The stretch of DNA ATTTTCTATCCCGTAGGTACGGGAGGGATACCCCCAACTAAATACAGATAGTTCGGCTCGTTCCTCATCTCCTACTGCATAAGTTGGGTTAATCTGGCATGGTTTTCGTAATCGTTATGATTAAGTAAACGCTTGTGATTGCACCCAAAAAATCCTTACTTTTGTAAATACAGGCAATCGCTTTTAAAGATCAACCTAAATTATATACAATGAAAAAATCCTTAATTGCAACCGGTTTATTTCTGGGAAGCGCCTTGTTTGCGTTTGCCCAGGAGCCCTCCACATATGCACCTGCAGCACCGGAGAATCCCAATGCTCCTGAGATCGTATTCGAATCTGAGGTAATCGACTACGGTACCATTGAGTATAGGGCAAACGGAGAGAGGGAGTTCAAATTCAAGAACACCGGAAAAGAGCCTCTGATCATTACCAGCGCAAAGGGTTCTTGTGGCTGCACCGTACCTTCACATCCTACCGAACCGATCGCACCCGGTGCTTCCGGCGTGATCAAGGTGAAGTACGCTACAGACCGTCAGGGTCCCTTCAGCAAAACGGTAACCATC from Flavobacteriales bacterium encodes:
- a CDS encoding DUF1573 domain-containing protein, translating into MKKSLIATGLFLGSALFAFAQEPSTYAPAAPENPNAPEIVFESEVIDYGTIEYRANGEREFKFKNTGKEPLIITSAKGSCGCTVPSHPTEPIAPGASGVIKVKYATDRQGPFSKTVTITSNAKTATKVLKIKGTVKQKPEEPSGTPLQNSNTFTPTASPDNE